The proteins below are encoded in one region of Oncorhynchus gorbuscha isolate QuinsamMale2020 ecotype Even-year linkage group LG01, OgorEven_v1.0, whole genome shotgun sequence:
- the ccdc93 gene encoding coiled-coil domain-containing protein 93 isoform X1, with product MLSSCDYTSHQSNMAATSVFQRVRTGSKIGAQYDQEGNLIQVETREDEEQSVKLAEILELLLAAGYFRARIKGLGPFDKVVGGMTWCITTCNFDIDVDLLFQENSTIGQKIALTEKIVSVLPKMKCPHRLEPHQIQGLDFIHIFPVIQWLVKRAIETREEMGDYVRAYSVSQFQKTHSFPEDEDFLQRKEKAVKAVLDVSEVYKPQRKYKRQVEAGELLDEESRVHSTLLEYGRMSDYLLRYGFSKQTKQDKTEDRKASLTPGSQATPQGMTEVSQEEEDLQAAEEMRIKTLMTSMAAMATEEGRLTASTVGQIVGLQSEEIKQIASEYAEKQSELSTEDRPERYGPVQQHRRMVTSLNKQIQQKTKQLEELQAKRLEVKSGCEQAKSKLMEATEQTERLEKELNALEEAEGQADAGLLEKLRALVGMNENLKHQEQEFRTHCREEMVRLQQNIENLKIESGDDTEEEKERSQLIEKQYNTDKEKLQKIRLLMARRNREIAVLQRKIDEVPSRAELTQYQKRFIELYGQVSATHKETKQFFTLYNTLDDKKVYLEKEVNLLNSIHDNFQQAMASSGAKEQFLRQMEQIVEGIKQSRIKMEKKKQENKMRRDQLNDEYLELLDKQRLYFKTVKDFKEECRKNEMLLSKLRTKGAS from the exons ATGCTTTCGTCATGTGACTACACATCACACCAGTCCAACATGGCGGCCACGTCTGTTTTCCAGAGAGTGAGAACAGGGTCGAAAATAGGAGCTCAATATGATCAAGAAGGAAATCTTATTCAG GTTGAAACACGGGAGGACGAGGAGCAGAGTGTCAAGCTTGCAGAAATCCTGGAACTTCTGCTTGCTGCTGGATACTTTAGAGCCCGAATCAAAGGACTGGGACCTTTTGATAAG GTGGTTGGAGGGATGACATGGTGCATCACAACATGTAACTTCGACATTGACGTGGATCTACTGTTCCAGGAAAATTCAACTATTGGACAGAAAAT agctctcacagagaaaataGTGTCTGTTCTGCCCAAAATGAAGTGCCCTCACCGCCTGGAGCCCCATCAGATCCAAGGGCTGGATTTCATCCATATATTTCCAGTGATACAG TGGCTGGTGAAGAGAGCCATAGAGacgagggaggagatgggagactaTGTGAGGGCCTACTCTGTCTCTCAGTTCCAGAAGACACACAGCTTTCCTGAG GATGAAGACTTCCTGCAGAGAAAGGAGAAGGCTGTGAAAGCAGTCCTAGATGTATCG GAAGTGTATAAACCTCAGAGGAAGTACAAGAGACAGGTTGAAGCAGGAGAGCTGCTGGATGAAGAGTCCAGGGTTCACTCCACCTTGCTGGAGTATGGAAG AATGTCAGATTACCTTCT ACGATATGGATTCAGCAAGCAGACAAAACAGGACAAG ACAGAGGATCGGAAAGCCTCGTTGACCCCGGGCTCACAGGCCACGCCTCAAGGGATGACAGAGGTGtcgcaggaggaggaggacctgcAGGCAGCAGAGGAG ATGCGCATCAAAACACTGATGACCAGCATGGCTGCCATGGCGACTGAGGAG GGGAGGCTAACAGCTAGCACCGTGGGCCAGATAGTTGGGCTACAGTCTGAGGAGATTAAACAGATAGCATCTGAGTACGCTGAGAAG CAGTCAGAGCTGTCTACAGAGGATCGTCCAGAGCGGTACGGGCCAGTCCAGCAACACCGAAGGATGGTAACCTCTCTAAACAAACAGATTCAACAGAAAACCAAGCAGTTGGAGGAG CTACAAGCCAAGCGCTTGGAGGTAAAATCAGGGTGTGAGCAGGCTAAGAGCAAACTGATGGAGgccacagagcagacagagagactggagaaagAGCTGAATGCCCTGGAAGAGGCTGAGGGCCAGGCTGATGCTGG TCTGTTGGAGAAGCTGAGGGCTCTGGTAGGCATGAATGAGAACCTAAAGCACCAGGAGCAGGAATTCCGAACACACTGTAGA GAGGAGATGGTTCGCCTGCAGCAGAACATTGAGAACCTGAAGATTGAATCAGGAGATGATACGGAGGAGGAGAAG gagAGGAGTCAGCTAATAGAAAAGCAGTACAACACAGACAAAGAGAAGCTACAGAAAATCAGACTATTGATG GCTCGTAGGAACCGTGAGATCGCCGTCCTGCAGAGGAAGATAGATGAGGTGCCGAGCAGGGCAGAACTGACCCAGTATCAGAAAAGGTTTATTGAGCTCTATGGCCAAG TTTCAGCAACACATAAAGAGACCAAGCAGTTCTTCACCTTGTATAACACATTAGATGACAAGAAGGTTTACCTGGAGAAGGAG GTGAACTTGCTGAATTCCATCCATGACAACTTCCAACA GGCAATGGCATCTTCGGGGGCCAAGGAACAGTTCTTGAGACAGATGGAGCAGATAGTCGAGGGAATCAAACAAAGCCGCATCAAG ATGGAGAAGAAGAAGCAGGAGAACAAGATGAGGAGAGACCAGCTGAACGATGAGTACCTCGAGCTGCTGGATAAACAGAGGCTCTACTTCAAAACTGTCAAGGACTTCAAAGAG GAGTGCCGGAAGAATGAAATGCTGCTATCCAAGCTGAGAACTAAGGGTGCTTCGTAA
- the ccdc93 gene encoding coiled-coil domain-containing protein 93 isoform X2 — translation MLSSCDYTSHQSNMAATSVFQRVRTGSKIGAQYDQEGNLIQVETREDEEQSVKLAEILELLLAAGYFRARIKGLGPFDKVVGGMTWCITTCNFDIDVDLLFQENSTIGQKIALTEKIVSVLPKMKCPHRLEPHQIQGLDFIHIFPVIQWLVKRAIETREEMGDYVRAYSVSQFQKTHSFPEDEDFLQRKEKAVKAVLDVSEVYKPQRKYKRQVEAGELLDEESRVHSTLLEYGRRYGFSKQTKQDKTEDRKASLTPGSQATPQGMTEVSQEEEDLQAAEEMRIKTLMTSMAAMATEEGRLTASTVGQIVGLQSEEIKQIASEYAEKQSELSTEDRPERYGPVQQHRRMVTSLNKQIQQKTKQLEELQAKRLEVKSGCEQAKSKLMEATEQTERLEKELNALEEAEGQADAGLLEKLRALVGMNENLKHQEQEFRTHCREEMVRLQQNIENLKIESGDDTEEEKERSQLIEKQYNTDKEKLQKIRLLMARRNREIAVLQRKIDEVPSRAELTQYQKRFIELYGQVSATHKETKQFFTLYNTLDDKKVYLEKEVNLLNSIHDNFQQAMASSGAKEQFLRQMEQIVEGIKQSRIKMEKKKQENKMRRDQLNDEYLELLDKQRLYFKTVKDFKEECRKNEMLLSKLRTKGAS, via the exons ATGCTTTCGTCATGTGACTACACATCACACCAGTCCAACATGGCGGCCACGTCTGTTTTCCAGAGAGTGAGAACAGGGTCGAAAATAGGAGCTCAATATGATCAAGAAGGAAATCTTATTCAG GTTGAAACACGGGAGGACGAGGAGCAGAGTGTCAAGCTTGCAGAAATCCTGGAACTTCTGCTTGCTGCTGGATACTTTAGAGCCCGAATCAAAGGACTGGGACCTTTTGATAAG GTGGTTGGAGGGATGACATGGTGCATCACAACATGTAACTTCGACATTGACGTGGATCTACTGTTCCAGGAAAATTCAACTATTGGACAGAAAAT agctctcacagagaaaataGTGTCTGTTCTGCCCAAAATGAAGTGCCCTCACCGCCTGGAGCCCCATCAGATCCAAGGGCTGGATTTCATCCATATATTTCCAGTGATACAG TGGCTGGTGAAGAGAGCCATAGAGacgagggaggagatgggagactaTGTGAGGGCCTACTCTGTCTCTCAGTTCCAGAAGACACACAGCTTTCCTGAG GATGAAGACTTCCTGCAGAGAAAGGAGAAGGCTGTGAAAGCAGTCCTAGATGTATCG GAAGTGTATAAACCTCAGAGGAAGTACAAGAGACAGGTTGAAGCAGGAGAGCTGCTGGATGAAGAGTCCAGGGTTCACTCCACCTTGCTGGAGTATGGAAG ACGATATGGATTCAGCAAGCAGACAAAACAGGACAAG ACAGAGGATCGGAAAGCCTCGTTGACCCCGGGCTCACAGGCCACGCCTCAAGGGATGACAGAGGTGtcgcaggaggaggaggacctgcAGGCAGCAGAGGAG ATGCGCATCAAAACACTGATGACCAGCATGGCTGCCATGGCGACTGAGGAG GGGAGGCTAACAGCTAGCACCGTGGGCCAGATAGTTGGGCTACAGTCTGAGGAGATTAAACAGATAGCATCTGAGTACGCTGAGAAG CAGTCAGAGCTGTCTACAGAGGATCGTCCAGAGCGGTACGGGCCAGTCCAGCAACACCGAAGGATGGTAACCTCTCTAAACAAACAGATTCAACAGAAAACCAAGCAGTTGGAGGAG CTACAAGCCAAGCGCTTGGAGGTAAAATCAGGGTGTGAGCAGGCTAAGAGCAAACTGATGGAGgccacagagcagacagagagactggagaaagAGCTGAATGCCCTGGAAGAGGCTGAGGGCCAGGCTGATGCTGG TCTGTTGGAGAAGCTGAGGGCTCTGGTAGGCATGAATGAGAACCTAAAGCACCAGGAGCAGGAATTCCGAACACACTGTAGA GAGGAGATGGTTCGCCTGCAGCAGAACATTGAGAACCTGAAGATTGAATCAGGAGATGATACGGAGGAGGAGAAG gagAGGAGTCAGCTAATAGAAAAGCAGTACAACACAGACAAAGAGAAGCTACAGAAAATCAGACTATTGATG GCTCGTAGGAACCGTGAGATCGCCGTCCTGCAGAGGAAGATAGATGAGGTGCCGAGCAGGGCAGAACTGACCCAGTATCAGAAAAGGTTTATTGAGCTCTATGGCCAAG TTTCAGCAACACATAAAGAGACCAAGCAGTTCTTCACCTTGTATAACACATTAGATGACAAGAAGGTTTACCTGGAGAAGGAG GTGAACTTGCTGAATTCCATCCATGACAACTTCCAACA GGCAATGGCATCTTCGGGGGCCAAGGAACAGTTCTTGAGACAGATGGAGCAGATAGTCGAGGGAATCAAACAAAGCCGCATCAAG ATGGAGAAGAAGAAGCAGGAGAACAAGATGAGGAGAGACCAGCTGAACGATGAGTACCTCGAGCTGCTGGATAAACAGAGGCTCTACTTCAAAACTGTCAAGGACTTCAAAGAG GAGTGCCGGAAGAATGAAATGCTGCTATCCAAGCTGAGAACTAAGGGTGCTTCGTAA
- the LOC124046272 gene encoding zinc finger protein 654-like, with amino-acid sequence MAEEESDLETDRLELKLETLYIYSNDNCSVQSKEYCSEFCKLVEEHTERWQVPLPQLKVLRTALTCFTRATAAYPDDCQHVSYALSSLALSFFELMLFFGKEECQEAPLKDILASFQACHRRLLRHRNVYLLQVRQVIKDGGPWERPTLQAILKDTVLTQTEVEKYLSSEKPVFFELRVRYLQACERMQEAMALAKSCLQHPEVGRHLFFHQAYLTCLYKASLHEHLLKEVAEIDGRDAVEIICNAESQEKEELLLSLCKAFLSQQLNNGDMYYIWDLVFLWSRLHLRAHPAKQGFLSECHQLMLSAINARAIFPFIKVITAEMGSEGVPLCVELCTAALQTDLQSDPVTRSLLCKTIAFLLPCDLEVCRLCALLVFCLERSVEAYKTVYLLYTHPDEEPHPLHTPVKTNIRFYILQVLKEGLFFDPEFWNLLTLRTHCLELMTDKAMREALNEMKEEEDLEQVEEEWIPSYWMEEETCRIHTDTSHLQPHTNTALENSETAGQEHEEGEYGDAPESQTEDFLVRRKRRCRSDVDCADDPDIKYSLRHNPISGSSTKLPANRQREYLARHVKNKILKRRGKKPKWLLLEMTRQTENVSPGRKRVRGKGREGMRERGEGKREKWERGECKSERWERGKGRRKQGDEGKKARRQGREGKRPYRRTIRGMELSFPENEVPVDQEVVQKCIEPSISVALQHSDAENYVNMGLPNGLHGERPFEYEPETEIELSEVEPSDINPLDLKPSVVELSVVEPSVAEPSEVKVFEGPSEQTDPELDGPAWDMEECPLTLFHIYAKSSKGTDAKELQPLTEGSDVTALEAGPDSNTQGEDTKPGKAPVRSKHLRFHCNHCQKLFKGGNVVRHTLAHLKLRKTRLSCVFCGKHFQRYNRAKEHVLEHVEELRTTTLNSKIKPAVNGDAELSENVNQALENETKPTENVTEPPALTDQPPKPKRVKAKPVVSKQSRIIQNLRNLIRKTQKWKTNTDKQVSVEVKDEQVTVKDKVVIVKEVVPGEETEGGEKNECEGGEQEGKQKQYHLCPAEGCDSIFMKIGPSLLRHAVSYHMEDADVLEKTFQWGKGKCQICQRHLLVFEHYRDHMKLHDAPLKQACLHMSCGQCFKTSQELKDHMDTHRPLRAPCGYSGCREIFFTLPSLHGHEWRHYTQPQSKDELEQGATKELSPEGEASWKQRVKSHNVTVHGWRETPIPKSRRSDPHMKCIYCNRYLWNYQHFLDHMKIHDDPLKQVCLHQNCGRRFSRTHMLWEHMETHRPLQALCGYSGCRLIFSRLPSLHDHEWRHYTQGQSKDESTEEQSATKEGQTLESNLNSKNNDGPVSTPGTGAVTRPPSDCTHKLINGHDGEDKKDQAPETYVPATTTTFPTQPHPSLVQNLTELTTMREVDNIVTLAQMMPCGEEPVIAEHKTFKPEDPSYLPLAKAPLIRPPPSTYLTEAALSMRKRRKPNEVTSCGAGKKNKATVKRRVVGKKNVLQEVAAEKEVEDDGPPQRQRCSKCFSSFPSPEELKRHLSQNTCSSLFNFDSDDDS; translated from the exons ATGGCGGAGGAGGAAAGTGATTTGGAAACAGACAGACTAGAATTGAAACTGGAGACTTTGTACATATACTCTAACGACAACTGTTCAGTACAAAGCAAAGAATATTGCTCTGAGTTTTGTAAG CTGGTGGAGGAGCATACAGAGAGATGGCAGGTGCCGCTGCCCCAGCTGAAGGTGCTGCGGACAGCTCTTACCTGCTTCACCAGAGCCACTGCTGCCTACCCCGATGACTGTCAGCATGTCAGTTATGCTCTCAGCAGTCTGGCCTT GAGCTTCTTTGAGCTGATGCTGTTCTTCGGTAAAGAGGAGTGCCAGGAGGCCCCCTTGAAGGACATACTAGCCTCTTTTCAG GCCTGCCACCGCCGCCTGCTGAGACACAGGAACGTCTACCTGCTACAGGTGAGGCAGGTGATCAAAGATGGTGGCCCCTGGGAGAGACCCACTCTGCAGGCCATCCTGAAAGACACAGTCCTCACACAGACAGAAG TGGAGAAGTATCTGAGCTCGGAGAAGCCAGTGTTCTTTGAGCTGCGTGTGCGATACCTGCAGGCCTGTGAGCGCATGCAGGAGGCCATGGCCCTGGCTAAGAGTTGTCTGCAGCACCCAGAGGTGGGGAGGCACCTGTTCTTCCACCAGGCCTACCTCACCTGCCTGTACAAGGCCTCGCTGCATGAACACCTGCTCAAGGAG GTGGCTGAGATAGATGGCAGAGACGCAGTAGAGATAATCTGTAACGCAGAGAGCCAGGAGAAAGAAGAGCTGCTGCTGTCTCTTTGCAAAGCCTTCCTCAGTCAACAGCTCAACAATGGAGACATGTACTacatctg GGATCTGGTGTTCCTGTGGAGCAGACTGCACCTCAGGGCCCATCCCGCTAAGCAGGGCTTCCTGTCTGAGTGTCACCAGCTGATGCTCTCCGCCATCAACGCCAGAGCCATCTTCCCCTTCATCAAAGTCATCACAGCAGAG ATGGGTAGTGAGGGAGTGCCGCTATGTGTGGAGCTGTGTACTGCAGCATTGCAGACAGACCTCCAGTCTGACCCTGTGACGCGCAGCCTGTTGTGTAAGACCATCGCCTTCCTGCTCCCCTGCGACCTGGAGGTGTGTCGCCTCTGTGCCCTGCTGGTGTTCTGTCTGGAGCGCAGTGTGGAGGCCTACAAGACCGTGTATCTGCTCTACACACACCCAGACGAGGAGCCACACCCCCTCCACACTCCTGTCAAAACCAACATACGCTTCTATATCTTACAG GTGCTGAAGGAAGGGCTGTTCTTCGACCCAGAGTTCTGGAACCTCCTGACCCTGAGAACCCACTGTCTGGAGCTTATGACTGACAAAGCCATGAGGGAGGCTCTCAATGAGATGAAGGAGGAAGAGGATTTGGAGcaggtagaggaggagtggataCCAAGTTActggatggaggaggagacatgcaggatacacacagacacctccCACCTCCAACCACACACTAACACAGCACTGGAGAACTCTGAGACTGCAGGGCAGGAGCATGAGGAGGGAGAGTATGGGGATGCTCCTGAGTCACAGACAGAAGACTTCCtagtgaggaggaagagaaggtgtAGGTCTGATGTTGACTGTGCTGATGACCCAGACATTAAGTACTCCCTCAGACACAATCCCATTTCTGGAAGCTCCACCAAGCTACCGGCCAATCGGCAGAGGGAATACCTGGCCAGACACGTGAAGAACAAGATCCTGAAGAGACGCGGCAAGAAACCAAAATGGCTGCTCCTGGagatgaccagacagacagagaatgtGTCCCCGGGGAGAAaaagggtgagagggaagggaagggagggaatgagagagaggggtgagggtaaAAGAGAGAAATGGGAAAGAGGAGAATGTAAGagtgagagatgggagaggggaaaggggagaagAAAGCAAGGGGACGAGGGTAAAAAAGCGAGGAGGCAGGGAAGGGAAGGTAAGAGACCTTACCGCAGAACTATACGTGGCATGGAGCTGTCCTTCCCTGAAAATGAAGTGCCTGTGGACCAGGAGGTTGTACAGAAATGTATAGAACCCAGTATTAGTGTTGCACTGCAGCACAGTGACGCAGAGAACTATGTCAACATGGGACTGCCTAATGGCCTACATGGTGAGAGACCGTTTGAGTATGAaccagagacagaaatagagcttTCAGAAGTAGAGCCTTCAGACATAAATCCTTTAGACTTAAAACCTTCAGTAGTAGAGCTTTCTGTTGTAGAGCCTTCTGTTGCTGAGCCTTCAGAAGTGAAGGTTTTCGAAGGTCCCAGTGAGCAGACCGACCCAGAGCTGGATGGCCCAGCCTGGGACATGGAGGAGTGTCCACTAACACTGTTCCACATCTATGCCAAATCCTCGAAAGGGACAGATGCTAAGGAATTACAGCCTTTGACGGAAGGTAGTGATGTCACAGCGTTGGAGGCGGGACCGGACTCAAACACTCAG GGTGAAGACACAAAGCCAGGCAAGGCTCCTGTCCGCTCCAAACACCTGCGCTTCCACTGCAACCACTGCCAGAAGCTCTTCAAGGGAGGCAACGTGGTGAGACACACCCTGGCCCACCTGAAGCTGAGGAAGACTAGGCTCAGCTGTGTCTTCTGTGGCAAACACTTCCAACGGTACAACCGTGCCAAGGAACACGTTCTAGAGCACGTAGAGGAACTGAGAACCACCACGCTCAATAGTAAGATCAAACCTGCTGTCAATGGAGATGCAGAACTGTCGGAGAACGTTAATCAAGCTTTGGAGAACGAGACTaaacccactgagaatgtgacaGAGCCCCCTGCTCTGACGGATCAGCCTCCCAAACCCAAACGTGTTAAAGCCAAGCCAGTGGTCAGCAAGCAGAGTAGAATCATTCAGAACCTGAGAAACCTGATCAGAAAGACCCAGAAGTGGAAAACGAACACGGACAAGCAGGTGTCAGTGGAAGTGAAGGATGAACAGGTGACTGTGAAGGATAAGGTGGTGATTGTGAAAGAGGTGGTGCCTGGggaggagactgagggaggagagaagaatgagtgtgaaggaggagagcaggaggggaAGCAGAAGCAGTACCACCTGTGTCCTGCGGAGGGCTGTGACAGCATCTTTATGAAGATAGGCCCATCGCTGCTGAGACACGCAGTCAGCTACCACATGGAGGATGCAGATGTCCTGGAGAAGACCTTCCAGTGGGGGAAGGGGAAGTGCCAGATCTGCCAGAG GCACCTGCTGGTGTTCGAGCACTACAGAGACCACATGAAGCTCCACGATGCTCCTCTGAAACAGGCGTGCCTCCACATGAGCTGTGGCCAGTGCTTCAAGACCTCCCAGGAGCTCAAAGACCACATGGACACCCACCGGCCACTCCGCGCCCCCTGTGGGTACTCCGGCTGTAGGGAAATCTTctttaccctcccctctctccacggCCACGAGTGGAGACACTACACCCAGCCCCAGTCTAAAGATGAACTGGAGCAGGGCGCTACCAAAGAGCTGAGCCCTGAGGGCGAGGCCTCCTGGAAACAGAGGGTGAAGAGCCATAATGTGACAGTGCACGGGTGGAGGGAAACACCTATTCCCAAATCCAGGCGCTCTGATCCTCACATGAAGTGCATTTACTGTAACAG gTACCTGTGGAACTACCAGCACTTCCTAGACCACATGAAGATCCATGATGATCCTCTAAAACAAGTGTGTCTCCATCAGAACTGTGGCCGGCGCTTTTCCAGAACCCACATGCTCTGGGAGCACATGGAGACCCACCGGCCTCTCCAGGCCCTCTGTGGGTACTCCGGCTGTAGGCTGATCTTCTCacgcctcccctctctccatgacCACGAGTGGAGGCACTACACTCAGGGCCAGTCTAAAGATGAGTCGACAGAGGAGCAGAGCGCTACCAAAGAGGGGCAGACTCTGGAATCAAACCTCAACAGTAAAAACAATGACGGCCCTGTGTCGACTCCAGGCACTGGTGCTGTCACCAGACCTCCCAGTGACTGCACACACAAACTAATCAACGGCCATGATGGAGAGGACAAGAAAGACCAAGCCCCTGAGACATATGTCCCTGCCACCACTACCACCTTCCCCACACAACCCCATCCCAGTCTCGTCCAAAACCTCACTGAGCTAACGACCATGAGGGAAGTGGACAATATTGTCACTTTGGCTCAGATGATGCCTTGCGGAGAGGAACCAGTTATTGCGGAACATAAGACCTTCAAACCAGAGGATCCTTCCTACTTACCCCTGGCCAAAGCCCCCCTCATCCGCCCGCCCCCCTCTACATACCTGACCGAGGCAGCCCTCAGCATGCGCAAGCGCAGGAAACCCAACGAGGTCACTTCCTGTGGGGCTGGCAAGAAGAATAAGGCTACAGTAAAGAGGCGTGTGGTGGGGAAGAAGAATGTGTTGCAGGAGGTGGCAgctgagaaggaggtagaggatgATGGCCCCCCTCAAAGACAGCGCTGCTCCAAGTGTTTCTCCTCTTTCCCTAGTCCAGAGGAACTGAAGAGACACCTCTCCCAAAACACCTGCTCCTCCCTCTTCAACTTTGACTCTGATGATGACA GTTAG